One window of Salegentibacter sp. Hel_I_6 genomic DNA carries:
- a CDS encoding amidohydrolase family protein, which translates to MKKLLIFCFAILLSVGLQAQDLYIQAGKLVDTKSGKILTEKTIIVSEERIKSVENGFVNPESEKDSVIDLRNKTVLPGLTDMHVHLESETNPQKYMERFINDPADAAFNAVGFAKTTLMAGFTTVRELGGSGVNIALRDAINKGKVDGPRIFTAGKSLATTGGHADPSNGMNSELTGDPGPKEGVVNGPEDAAKAVRQRYKNGADLIKITATGGVLSVAKSSSNPQFTEEEIRAIVETAKDYDFHVAAHAHGDEGMQRAIRAGVKTIEHGTKMSEETMDLMKEYDAYLVPTITAGKEVTQNAEIENYYPELVVPKAREIGPQIQDMFGRAYKRGVGIVFGTDAGVFKHGENAREFVYMTEAGMPAIEAIQSATVTAAKILKMENELGQIAEGFYADIIAVDEDPTENIETLKEVRFVMKQGKVYKK; encoded by the coding sequence ATGAAAAAACTTTTAATTTTTTGCTTTGCAATTTTGTTATCTGTAGGTCTTCAGGCGCAGGATTTATATATCCAGGCCGGGAAATTAGTAGATACGAAGTCAGGAAAAATTTTAACTGAAAAAACAATTATTGTTTCCGAAGAAAGGATTAAAAGTGTGGAAAACGGATTTGTAAATCCGGAGAGTGAAAAAGATTCTGTAATCGATCTTCGTAATAAAACAGTACTTCCGGGATTAACAGATATGCATGTTCACCTGGAAAGCGAGACCAATCCGCAGAAATATATGGAACGTTTTATTAACGATCCTGCAGATGCCGCTTTTAATGCTGTAGGCTTTGCAAAAACAACTTTAATGGCCGGCTTTACTACCGTGAGGGAATTAGGCGGAAGCGGAGTGAATATTGCCCTTCGCGATGCAATAAATAAAGGCAAAGTTGATGGTCCAAGAATCTTTACCGCCGGGAAATCCCTTGCTACAACCGGGGGGCACGCCGACCCCAGCAACGGAATGAATAGCGAATTAACCGGAGACCCGGGACCAAAAGAAGGTGTGGTAAACGGGCCCGAAGATGCAGCCAAAGCTGTACGCCAACGTTATAAAAATGGAGCCGACCTAATAAAAATCACTGCTACCGGAGGCGTATTAAGTGTAGCTAAAAGTAGCTCTAATCCGCAATTTACCGAAGAGGAAATTAGAGCTATAGTAGAAACGGCTAAAGATTATGATTTTCATGTAGCGGCTCACGCTCACGGAGATGAAGGAATGCAAAGAGCTATTCGAGCCGGTGTAAAAACTATTGAACACGGTACGAAAATGAGCGAAGAAACGATGGATTTAATGAAGGAATATGATGCTTATTTGGTACCTACAATTACAGCCGGAAAGGAAGTAACCCAAAATGCTGAAATTGAAAATTATTACCCAGAACTCGTTGTTCCTAAAGCAAGGGAAATAGGTCCGCAGATTCAGGATATGTTTGGTAGGGCTTATAAAAGGGGAGTAGGAATAGTATTTGGTACCGATGCCGGTGTTTTTAAACATGGGGAAAACGCCCGAGAGTTTGTATATATGACTGAAGCCGGAATGCCTGCCATTGAAGCAATTCAAAGCGCTACAGTAACTGCGGCTAAAATTCTGAAAATGGAAAATGAACTCGGCCAGATCGCTGAAGGTTTTTATGCCGATATTATTGCCGTAGATGAGGATCCCACTGAAAATATAGAAACGCTAAAAGAAGTGAGGTTTGTAATGAAACAAGGGAAGGTCTATAAGAAATAG
- a CDS encoding prolyl oligopeptidase family serine peptidase, translating to MKKIILSIFSLLLSFPALLSQENLTYQKPPQEILDLVDVPLAPSTILDSDGEMMIFLYRDQYKTIAELSEEELRLGGLRINPVTNISSRATYYNNLEVKPIDAEMPKQVQGLPENPRLANFSWSPDESKIAFTNTTNTGVELWVLNIENGQAKRLTDANLNANMRDVINWYKDNSSVLVKMLPEDREDLINTETAVPEGPTVSVSDGKEAQNRTYQDLLKNPNDEYNFEQLARSELVKVNLDGTSEKWMDAKMYSSVSFSPDGEYVMLNHIKKPFSYLVPYYRFPSETNIYTKSGDLVNQVNDEPLLEDLPQGFMSTQTGRRNVQWRNDKPATLVYVEALDEGDPEVEVDFRDEVFMLEAPFKGEGKSMLKTKDRFSGITWGNDEIALVDDYWWNTRNTRTYVFNPSDASEEPEVIFDRNYQDRYSDPGRFVTTKNEFGQNILKLDGEEAFLLGAGYTKEGQFPFADKIDLEDGETERLYQSEYNDKKESLMEALDIEDGKILVRIESATEYPNYYIRDINANEDLTQITSFENPFKSLENVSKEVITYEREDGLELNGTLYLPEGFDKENPEEHPMIVWAYPREYKDKNSASQNTSNANDFTYPYYGSPIYWVNRGYVVLDNASFPIIGEGEEQPNDSFREQLVANGKAAIDAVAEKGYVDRDRVAVGGHSYGAFMTANLLSHSNLFAAGIARSGAYNRTLTPFGFQSEERNYWEAPEVYYNMSPFMHAEKMKTPLLLIHGEADNNSGTYPMQSERYFNALKGLGATARLVMLPKESHGYSAKESVLHVLWEQDQWLEKYVKNREESGNIEASAELKD from the coding sequence ATGAAAAAAATTATTTTAAGTATTTTCAGTTTATTACTGAGTTTTCCCGCACTATTGTCACAGGAAAATTTGACCTACCAAAAACCACCTCAGGAAATCCTGGATTTGGTGGATGTTCCCCTCGCTCCCTCCACCATTTTAGATAGTGATGGTGAAATGATGATCTTTTTATACCGCGATCAATATAAAACCATTGCTGAATTAAGCGAAGAGGAGCTACGACTTGGTGGTTTAAGAATAAACCCGGTAACTAATATTAGCAGCCGCGCTACATATTACAATAACCTGGAAGTAAAACCTATTGACGCTGAAATGCCAAAACAGGTTCAAGGTCTTCCAGAAAATCCGCGTTTAGCAAATTTCAGCTGGTCTCCAGATGAATCTAAAATTGCATTTACAAATACCACCAATACCGGGGTTGAACTTTGGGTTTTAAATATTGAAAACGGGCAGGCTAAAAGATTAACCGATGCTAATCTTAATGCGAATATGCGTGACGTGATCAACTGGTATAAAGATAATTCTTCGGTTTTGGTTAAAATGTTACCTGAAGATAGGGAAGATTTAATTAATACAGAAACTGCTGTTCCCGAAGGCCCCACAGTTTCTGTAAGTGATGGAAAAGAGGCACAAAACCGTACCTACCAGGATTTGCTTAAAAATCCCAACGATGAATATAATTTTGAACAATTAGCACGTTCAGAATTGGTAAAAGTAAATTTAGACGGCACTTCAGAAAAATGGATGGATGCTAAAATGTATAGTAGTGTTTCATTCTCTCCCGATGGAGAATACGTAATGCTTAATCATATTAAAAAACCATTTTCCTACCTGGTTCCTTATTACAGGTTTCCTTCTGAAACTAACATTTATACAAAAAGTGGGGATTTAGTTAATCAGGTTAATGATGAGCCGCTTTTAGAAGATTTACCGCAAGGTTTTATGTCTACTCAAACCGGAAGAAGAAACGTACAGTGGCGTAATGACAAACCAGCTACTTTAGTTTATGTAGAAGCTTTGGATGAAGGCGATCCAGAAGTTGAAGTAGATTTTAGAGATGAAGTTTTTATGTTAGAAGCTCCTTTTAAAGGCGAAGGAAAATCGATGCTAAAAACCAAAGATCGTTTTTCAGGAATTACCTGGGGAAACGATGAAATCGCTTTAGTAGATGATTACTGGTGGAATACGCGTAACACGAGAACCTATGTTTTCAACCCTTCTGATGCATCAGAAGAACCTGAGGTTATTTTTGATAGAAACTATCAGGATCGTTACAGCGATCCCGGCCGTTTTGTAACTACCAAAAATGAATTCGGTCAAAATATTTTAAAATTAGATGGCGAAGAGGCTTTTCTTCTTGGAGCAGGTTATACCAAAGAAGGTCAATTTCCTTTTGCCGATAAAATAGATTTGGAAGATGGAGAAACCGAACGCTTATACCAATCGGAATATAACGATAAGAAAGAAAGCCTTATGGAGGCTTTAGATATTGAAGACGGGAAAATTTTGGTACGAATAGAATCGGCTACCGAATATCCTAACTATTACATTCGCGATATAAATGCTAATGAAGACCTAACACAAATCACTTCTTTTGAAAATCCTTTTAAGAGTCTTGAAAATGTTAGTAAAGAAGTCATTACATACGAGCGTGAAGACGGCCTGGAATTAAACGGAACGCTTTACCTCCCTGAAGGTTTTGATAAAGAAAACCCTGAAGAGCATCCTATGATCGTTTGGGCTTACCCAAGAGAATACAAGGATAAAAATTCAGCTTCTCAAAATACCTCAAATGCAAACGATTTCACCTATCCCTATTATGGATCACCAATATATTGGGTAAACAGAGGATACGTGGTCTTAGACAACGCTTCTTTTCCTATTATTGGCGAAGGTGAGGAACAACCAAATGACAGTTTTAGAGAACAACTTGTGGCCAACGGAAAGGCGGCGATAGATGCTGTAGCCGAAAAGGGTTATGTAGATCGTGACCGGGTTGCGGTAGGCGGCCATAGTTATGGTGCATTTATGACTGCAAATTTACTTTCGCATTCTAACCTATTTGCTGCTGGAATTGCCAGAAGTGGTGCTTATAACAGAACGCTAACTCCTTTTGGTTTCCAGAGTGAAGAAAGAAACTACTGGGAAGCGCCAGAAGTATATTACAATATGTCCCCTTTTATGCACGCTGAAAAAATGAAAACACCACTTTTATTAATTCACGGGGAAGCCGATAATAACTCGGGAACTTACCCCATGCAGAGTGAACGTTATTTTAATGCCTTAAAAGGCCTTGGAGCAACGGCCCGTTTGGTGATGTTACCAAAAGAAAGCCACGGATATAGCGCCAAGGAATCTGTTTTACACGTACTTTGGGAACAAGACCAATGGTTGGAAAAATACGTGAAAAACAGAGAAGAATCTGGAAACATTGAAGCTTCAGCTGAATTGAAAGATTAA
- a CDS encoding 3-oxoacyl-ACP synthase III family protein: MYQSKIAGVGSYVPENVVTNDDLAKIMDTNDEWIQERTGIKERRHIKKGDGNSTAIMGVKAAKIAIERAKIDKDDIDLIVFATLSPDYYFPGCGVQVQEMLAINTCPALDVRNQCSGFIYGLSTADQFIKTGMYKNVLVIGSENHSGGLDFTSRGRSVSVIFGDGAGAVVLTRSDHNGEGILSTHLHSEGKHALELSLKGPSTEHWVPEIIGENPQGDDIPYYPYMNGQFVFKNAIQRFSEVIMEGLKANGLEVKDIDMLIPHQANLRISQYVQQKFKLSDDQIYNNIQKYGNTTAASIPIALCEAWEKGKIKNEDVIVLAAFGSGFTWASAVISW, from the coding sequence ATGTATCAATCTAAAATAGCCGGAGTTGGTAGTTACGTACCAGAAAATGTTGTTACTAATGATGATTTGGCAAAAATTATGGATACCAATGATGAATGGATTCAGGAAAGAACCGGCATCAAAGAACGTAGACATATCAAGAAGGGTGATGGTAATTCTACCGCAATAATGGGTGTGAAAGCTGCAAAAATTGCAATTGAACGTGCTAAAATTGATAAAGATGATATAGATCTGATTGTTTTTGCAACTTTAAGTCCCGATTATTATTTTCCAGGTTGTGGCGTGCAGGTTCAGGAAATGTTAGCTATAAATACCTGCCCGGCTTTAGATGTGAGAAATCAATGTAGCGGATTTATTTACGGACTTTCTACCGCCGATCAATTTATTAAAACCGGGATGTATAAGAATGTACTGGTAATTGGCAGCGAAAACCATAGTGGCGGGCTTGATTTTACCAGTCGTGGGCGTTCGGTTTCTGTGATTTTTGGAGATGGGGCAGGAGCCGTTGTTTTAACAAGAAGCGACCACAATGGAGAAGGAATACTTTCTACACATTTACATTCTGAAGGGAAACACGCTTTAGAACTTTCTTTGAAGGGCCCAAGTACTGAACATTGGGTGCCCGAGATTATTGGGGAAAATCCGCAGGGAGACGATATTCCATATTATCCTTATATGAATGGTCAATTTGTTTTTAAAAATGCCATTCAGCGTTTTTCTGAAGTGATTATGGAAGGCTTAAAAGCAAACGGACTTGAAGTGAAAGATATAGACATGCTTATTCCGCATCAGGCGAATTTGCGAATTTCACAATATGTTCAGCAAAAATTTAAATTAAGCGACGATCAGATATATAACAATATTCAGAAATACGGAAATACTACAGCGGCGTCTATTCCAATAGCTTTATGTGAGGCCTGGGAAAAAGGAAAAATAAAAAATGAAGATGTTATTGTACTTGCAGCTTTTGGTAGCGGATTTACCTGGGCAAGTGCGGTGATAAGCTGGTAG
- a CDS encoding putative signal transducing protein produces the protein MSSDESYERVYTGSDTNVQYLQELFDKAGISSRVRNDFDSGLRAGFGGGLPGQVQLFVVKNHYDEALNIAKTTFPKDYKDE, from the coding sequence ATGAGTTCAGACGAATCTTACGAAAGAGTTTATACCGGTTCAGACACCAATGTACAATACCTGCAGGAATTATTTGATAAAGCCGGAATTTCTTCCCGGGTTAGAAATGATTTTGATTCGGGATTAAGAGCCGGATTTGGCGGAGGTTTACCAGGACAGGTTCAGCTTTTTGTCGTTAAAAATCATTATGATGAAGCTTTAAATATTGCAAAAACAACCTTTCCAAAAGATTATAAAGATGAGTAA
- a CDS encoding fasciclin domain-containing protein: MRNLKLLGIFCFLFIGGTLMAQNGSTMVGGAEMYPSKNIVENASQSNDHTTLVAAVKAAGLVETLQGDGPFTVFAPTNAAFEKLPSGTVETLLKPENKEKLQAVLTYHVVAGNFSADDVVAAIKDGNGKATFETVNGGKLYAMMEDDKVKLKDASGNVATVTIPNVNQSNGVIHVIDTVVLPGK; encoded by the coding sequence ATGAGAAATTTAAAACTATTAGGAATTTTTTGTTTCCTATTTATTGGAGGGACTTTAATGGCCCAAAACGGATCTACTATGGTAGGTGGTGCAGAAATGTACCCAAGTAAAAACATTGTGGAGAACGCTTCGCAATCTAATGATCACACAACTTTGGTTGCCGCTGTAAAAGCTGCAGGACTGGTTGAAACTTTGCAGGGAGACGGCCCATTTACTGTGTTTGCTCCTACTAATGCTGCTTTTGAGAAACTACCTTCAGGAACAGTAGAAACTTTGTTGAAGCCAGAAAACAAAGAAAAACTTCAGGCTGTACTTACCTACCACGTTGTGGCTGGTAACTTTAGTGCAGATGATGTTGTAGCTGCTATCAAAGATGGAAACGGAAAAGCTACTTTCGAAACTGTTAATGGAGGAAAACTTTATGCAATGATGGAAGATGATAAGGTTAAACTTAAAGATGCTTCAGGAAATGTTGCTACAGTTACTATTCCTAATGTAAATCAATCTAACGGAGTGATTCACGTTATTGATACAGTTGTATTGCCAGGGAAATAA
- a CDS encoding DUF4136 domain-containing protein: protein MKKLKLFITLIMAGAFMMSCGYGSNISKESAKKLKSYNTYSYLPNKDTIKDRGYDNDRVHEVIISTINNNMSSENFAIDNSRPDVLVYIHAMFDERVVDVNADPVYTNFSYYRPGLYIGPYYEDYTYENYFTVQRIDADNAIKQLPYKEKSIVIDLIDRRTNQILWRGTADEEIGSKRLERDLRNYVDEIFKKFP from the coding sequence ATGAAGAAATTAAAACTATTTATTACACTAATTATGGCAGGTGCTTTTATGATGTCTTGTGGCTATGGAAGCAATATTTCTAAAGAATCTGCGAAAAAATTAAAAAGCTATAATACTTATTCCTACTTACCCAATAAGGATACAATTAAGGATAGGGGTTATGATAATGATCGTGTTCACGAAGTTATTATTTCTACCATAAACAATAATATGTCTAGTGAGAATTTTGCGATTGATAATAGCAGGCCAGATGTGTTAGTTTATATTCACGCTATGTTTGATGAAAGGGTAGTAGATGTAAATGCCGATCCTGTTTATACTAATTTTTCCTATTACCGCCCCGGGCTTTATATTGGGCCGTATTACGAAGATTATACTTATGAAAATTATTTCACCGTACAACGTATTGATGCAGATAATGCCATAAAGCAGTTGCCTTATAAAGAAAAATCTATAGTTATTGATCTAATAGATAGAAGGACAAATCAAATTTTATGGCGCGGTACAGCCGATGAGGAAATTGGCTCTAAAAGATTGGAAAGAGATCTAAGAAATTATGTAGATGAAATATTTAAAAAATTTCCATAA
- the pheT gene encoding phenylalanine--tRNA ligase subunit beta, which yields MKISYNWLKQFIKLPEDSEKTGELLTDLGLEVEGLQSFQSVKGGLEGIVVGHVLECKSHPNADKLQLTNIDLGNGENVQIVCGAPNIAAGQKVPVATIGTTLYDEKGDAWPIKKGKIRGEASFGMICSEKELGLGQSHEGIMVMQDDLVPGKPVAEIFEVENDQVFEIGLTPNRADAMSHWGVARDLKAGYTQQGKNLELITPSVSSFHVDNRSLKIQIQVEDSALAPRYCGVTISGLKVEESPKWLQNRLKAIGLGPKNNIVDATNYVMHELGQPLHAFDAAKIAGNEINVKTLEKGTKFTTLDEIERELHEEDLMICDAEKPLCIAGVFGGAFSGVSQATTQIFLESAYFNPVSVRKTAKRHGLNTDASFRFERGIDPNITEYALKRAALLITEIAGGEVTSDIDDLYPKKIEDFQVFLTFDKVNKLIGENLQEETIKSILASLEIRVNNVTETGMGLTIPAYRVDVQREADVIEEILRVYGYNNIEFGEKLNASVANSSKFEDYKLQNLIANQLVGQGFYETMANSLTTPTYTELSEQLKESHNVKMLNPLSQDLSVLRQSMLYSGLESVSYNINRKRSDLKLFEFGKTYHDYNGSRIENKHLSIFISGNRNAERWNAASGRTDFFLLKGVIQSIFQRLGIENLKPSAVKSDVFSEGLIFSSAKNNLVAFGVIRKKVLKHFDIEQEVLYADFNWDALLEVTKARKTSFNAIPKYPAVRRDFALLLNNSVTYEKIEEIALKTEKKLLKEVALFDVYQGQNLPEGKKSYAVSFKFQDENKTLTDKQVDKMMKKLQQRFEEDLQAELR from the coding sequence ATGAAAATTTCATACAACTGGCTTAAGCAATTTATTAAACTTCCGGAAGATTCAGAGAAAACTGGAGAATTACTCACCGATTTAGGTCTAGAAGTAGAAGGCCTGCAAAGTTTCCAAAGTGTTAAAGGTGGTCTTGAAGGGATTGTGGTAGGCCACGTACTGGAATGCAAAAGTCATCCTAACGCAGATAAGTTACAACTTACCAATATAGACCTAGGCAACGGGGAAAATGTACAAATTGTTTGCGGCGCTCCAAATATTGCTGCTGGACAAAAAGTTCCTGTAGCAACTATTGGAACAACGCTTTATGATGAAAAAGGTGATGCCTGGCCAATTAAAAAAGGGAAGATTAGAGGTGAAGCCAGTTTTGGAATGATTTGTTCTGAAAAAGAACTCGGGCTTGGCCAAAGTCACGAAGGGATTATGGTGATGCAAGATGACCTTGTTCCCGGAAAACCGGTTGCAGAGATTTTTGAAGTTGAAAACGACCAGGTTTTTGAAATTGGTCTAACACCAAACCGTGCCGATGCTATGAGCCACTGGGGTGTAGCCAGAGACCTGAAAGCTGGCTATACGCAACAAGGCAAGAATTTAGAACTTATTACTCCATCGGTTAGTAGTTTTCACGTAGATAATAGAAGTCTTAAAATACAAATCCAGGTAGAAGATTCAGCGCTAGCACCGCGCTATTGTGGCGTTACTATCTCTGGCCTTAAAGTTGAAGAATCTCCAAAATGGCTTCAAAACAGGTTAAAAGCTATTGGCCTGGGACCAAAAAATAATATTGTAGATGCTACCAATTATGTGATGCATGAGCTAGGGCAGCCACTACACGCTTTTGATGCTGCAAAAATTGCAGGCAATGAGATTAACGTAAAAACCCTGGAAAAAGGCACAAAATTCACAACCCTTGATGAAATTGAAAGGGAATTGCATGAAGAAGATCTTATGATTTGCGATGCGGAAAAACCACTTTGTATCGCAGGTGTTTTTGGAGGGGCGTTTAGTGGGGTAAGCCAGGCTACTACACAAATTTTTCTGGAAAGCGCTTATTTTAACCCTGTAAGTGTTAGAAAAACAGCCAAGAGACATGGATTAAATACCGATGCTTCTTTTAGATTTGAGCGCGGAATTGACCCAAACATTACTGAATATGCTCTAAAGCGTGCGGCTCTTTTAATTACCGAAATAGCCGGGGGCGAAGTTACTAGTGATATTGATGATCTTTACCCCAAGAAAATTGAAGATTTCCAGGTTTTCCTAACTTTTGATAAAGTAAATAAACTAATTGGTGAAAATCTACAGGAAGAAACGATTAAATCTATTCTTGCTTCTCTTGAAATTAGGGTGAATAATGTTACCGAAACCGGTATGGGTCTTACTATTCCGGCTTATCGTGTAGATGTACAGCGTGAAGCTGATGTTATAGAAGAAATACTAAGGGTTTACGGTTATAATAATATTGAATTTGGTGAAAAGCTAAATGCATCCGTAGCTAATTCCTCTAAATTTGAAGATTACAAACTTCAGAATTTAATCGCAAATCAGTTAGTGGGGCAGGGTTTTTATGAAACTATGGCCAATTCGCTAACTACCCCAACTTATACCGAATTAAGTGAGCAATTAAAGGAGTCTCATAACGTAAAAATGCTGAATCCTTTGAGCCAGGATTTATCGGTTTTAAGACAGTCTATGTTATACTCAGGTTTAGAATCTGTGAGTTATAACATCAATAGAAAACGTAGTGATCTTAAGTTATTCGAATTTGGAAAGACTTATCACGACTATAATGGCAGCCGTATTGAAAACAAACACCTTTCTATATTTATTAGCGGAAACCGAAATGCAGAACGCTGGAACGCTGCATCAGGTAGGACCGATTTCTTTTTGCTAAAAGGAGTAATTCAATCTATTTTTCAAAGACTCGGGATTGAAAATCTAAAACCTTCCGCAGTAAAATCTGATGTGTTTTCTGAAGGACTTATATTTTCTTCAGCTAAAAATAATCTGGTAGCATTTGGCGTGATTCGTAAGAAAGTCCTGAAACATTTTGACATTGAGCAGGAAGTGCTTTATGCCGATTTTAATTGGGATGCGTTACTGGAAGTTACAAAAGCAAGAAAAACCAGTTTTAATGCAATTCCAAAATATCCTGCAGTTAGACGTGATTTCGCTTTATTACTTAATAATAGTGTGACGTATGAAAAAATTGAAGAGATCGCATTAAAAACGGAGAAGAAATTACTGAAAGAAGTAGCTCTTTTTGATGTTTATCAGGGACAAAATCTTCCGGAAGGGAAGAAAAGTTACGCGGTAAGTTTTAAGTTTCAGGACGAAAATAAAACCCTTACCGACAAACAGGTGGATAAAATGATGAAAAAACTTCAGCAAAGATTTGAAGAAGATCTTCAGGCTGAATTGAGGTAA